In the genome of Drosophila subpulchrella strain 33 F10 #4 breed RU33 chromosome 2L, RU_Dsub_v1.1 Primary Assembly, whole genome shotgun sequence, one region contains:
- the LOC119546935 gene encoding rutC family protein UK114, whose product MSTIVRKLISTVNAAKPVAPYNQAVVADRTVYVSGCLGLDKDTMQLVPGGPTEQAEKALENLQAVLKAADSGVDKVVKNTVFLKDLNDFGAVNEVYKKVFNKDFPARSCFQVAKLPMDALVEIECIALTGSVETKTVQ is encoded by the exons ATGTCGACGATTGTGAGGAAACTTATCAGCACAGTAAATGCAGCCAAGCCGGTGGCTCCCTACAA tCAAGCTGTGGTGGCTGACCGCACTGTCTATGTGTCTGGATGTCTGGGTCTGGATAAGGACACCATGCAGTTGGTTCCCGGAGGACCAACTGAGCAAGCGGAAAAGGCCCTGGAAAATCTCCAGGCTGTTCTCAAGGCAGCTGATTCCGGAGTGGACAAAGTGGTGAAGAACACCGTCTTCTTGAAGGATCTCAACGATTTCGGGGCCGTCAATGAGGTCTACAAGAAGG TGTTCAATAAGGATTTCCCGGCCCGCAGTTGTTTCCAGGTGGCCAAGTTACCCATGGACGCTCTGGTGGAGATCGAGTGCATCGCCTTGACCGGATCCGTCGAAACCAAAACCGTGCAATAG
- the LOC119546893 gene encoding cullin-3-A isoform X1, which yields MHGRDPRQQQPEPLNNLNANGRYHSRMVAGSNNFNGANVGNSDAGVVIRVARQTVLGQQQARNLNINVPTVSSAQQEQSQHRLSSQGYNAAQRRAFHLASGSGRLRTENRTTATTAHPSTSTSTPMSMPTPTPIPTPAPVPAAPAAVKTTPSATPTAPQPAAPVIAECSGARIKEIGRKYPLWLPEHKRRAFNASMDEKYVETIWASLKNAIQEIQKKNNSGLSFEQLYRNAYNMVLHKHGNRLYYGLREVVSEHLEHKVRADVLEALHSNFLPKLNQAWTDHQTSMVMIRDILMYMDRVYVQQREVDNVYNLGLILFRDQVVRYSEIQKALREKLLGMVMEERHGEAINHLAIKNACSMLITLGINSRTVYEEDFEKPFLAQSAAFYKFESQNFLAENNAGVYIKKVEARITEESSRAALYLDKDTEPRIVRVVEEELIKKHMRPIVEMENSGVVYMIKNSKTEDLACTYKLFSRLKEEGLKVIADTMSAYLREQGRMLVKEEENGNTNPITFVQNLLDLKDRFDQFLVHSFANDRIFKNVISSDFEHFLNLNNKSPEYLSLFIDDKLKKGGKGMSEQEIESILDKTMVLFRFLLEKDVFERYYKTHLAKRLLLNKSVSDDFEKNMISKLKTECGCQFTSKLEGMFKDMSVSNTIMDEFKNYVNNNNLSLGGVELTVRILTTGFWPTQTATPNCNIPAAPREAFDIFKNFYLNKHSGRQLTLQPQMGTAYINAVFYGRKAAESEKDKDAPSSSSNGCAVPTTTRKHILQVSTYQMCVLLLFNNRDVLTYDDIHQETDIPERELVRALQSLSMGKPAQRLLVRNSKTKTKEIEPSDEFYVNDAFVSKFHRVKIQTVAAKGESEPERKETRGKVDEDRKHEIEAAIVRIMKARKRMAHNLLVSDVTSQLKSRFLPSPVFIKKRIEGLIEREYLQRSPEDRKVYNYLA from the exons ATGCACGGCCGCGATCCCCGCCAGCAGCAGCCGGAGCCACTGAACAACCTCAACGCCAATGGCCGCTACCACAGTCGCATGGTGGCCGGCTCCAACAACTTCAATGGCGCAAACGTGGGCAATTCGGACGCTGGTGTGGTCATCCGGGTGGCCAGGCAAACGGTTCTTGGGCAGCAACAGGCGCGCAACTTGAACATCAATGTGCCCACCGTCTCCTCGGCGCAGCAGGAGCAGTCGCAGCATCGTTTGTCCTCGCAGGGATATAATGCTGCCCAACGGCGTGCGTTCCACCTTGCCAGTGGATCTGGACGATTGCGGACGGAGAACAGAACTACTGCGACTACTGCTCACCCGTCCACGTCCACGTCCACGCCTATGTCCATGCCAACCCCAACGCCCATTCCCACGCCAGCTCCAGTTCCTGCCGCTCCCGCTGCCGTTAAGACTACACCTAGTGCTACCCCCACCGCTCCACAACCCGCCGCTCCAGTGATCGCCGAATGTTCGGGAGCGCGGATCAAAGAAATCGGACGGAAGTATCCGCTCTGGCTGCCCGAGCACAAGCGGAGGGCCTTTAAT GCCTCCATGGACGAAAAGTACGTGGAGACCATTTGGGCCAGTTTGAAGAATGCTATCCAGGAGATACAAAAAAAGAACAACTCTGGGCTGTCGTTTGAGCAGCTCTACCGGAACGCATACAACATGGTGCTCCACAAGCACGGCAACAGGCTGTACTACGGCCTGCGGGAGGTCGTCTCCGAGCACCTGGAGCACAAGGTGCGGGCGGACGTGTTGGAGGCGCTGCACAGCAACTTTCTGCCGAAGCTGAACCAGGCCTGGACGGACCACCAGACATCCATGGTGATGATACGCGACATACTCATGTACATGGACAGGGTCTATGTGCAGCAGCGTGAGGTGGACAACGTATACAATCTGGGATTGATTTTGTTCAGGGATCAG GTGGTCCGCTATTCGGAGATCCAAAAAGCACTGCGGGAAAAGCTGCTTGGCATGGTGATGGAAGAGCGACACGGCGAGGCCATCAACCATTTGGCCATTAAAAATGCTTGCAGCATGCTGATCACACTGGGTATCAACTCGCGCACTGTCTACGAGGAGGACTTCGAAAAGCCATTCCTTGCCCAATCTGCGGCGTTTTACAAATTCGAGTCGCAGAACTTTCTTGCCGAGAACAACGCTGGCGTTTACATCAAGAAAGTGGAGGCGCGCATCACGGAGGAATCCTCCCGGGCAGCGCTCTATCTGGACAAGGACACGGAGCCGCGCATTGTGCGCGTGGTCGAGGAGGAGCTGATCAAGAAGCACATGCGCCCCATTGTCGAAATGGAGAACTCCGGCGTGGTGTACATGATCAAGAACTCAAAGACCGAGGACCTGGCCTGCACATACAAGCTCTTCTCGCGCCTGAAGGAGGAGGGTCTCAAGGTGATAGCGGACACCATGTCAGCATATCTGCGCGAGCAGGGACGCATGTTGGTCAAGGAGGAGGAAAACGGCAACACGAATCCCATCACATTCGTGCAGAACTTGCTGGATCTCAAGGATCGCTTCGACCAGTTTCTGGTGCACTCGTTCGCGAACGATCGCATCTTCAAGAACGTCATCTCGTCCGATTTTGAGCACTTCTTGAATCTAAACAACAAATCGCCGGAGTATCTTTCGTTATTCATCGATGACAAGCTCAAGAAGGGCGGCAAGGGA ATGAGCGAGCAGGAAATCGAGTCCATCTTGGATAAGACAATGGTGCTCTTCCGTTTTCTATTGGAGAAAGATGTCTTTGAGCGCTATTACAAGACGCATTTAGCCAAGAGATTGCTGCTAAACAAATCAGTCTCTGATGATTTCGAGAAGAACATGATATCCAAACTAAAG ACTGAATGCGGCTGTCAATTCACCTCGAAGCTCGAGGGCATGTTTAAAGACATGTCAGTCTCCAATACGATCATGGATGAGTTTAAGAACTatgtaaataataacaatttatCCCTGGGCGGTGTGGAATTAACGGTACGCATACTAACCACTGGCTTCTGGCCCACACAG ACAGCAACTCCCAACTGCAATATACCCGCCGCACCTCGCGAAGCCTTCGACATTTTCAAGAACTTCTATCTAAATAAGCACTCAGGACGTCAGCTGACGTTACAGCCACAAATGG GAACCGCCTATATCAATGCTGTGTTTTATGGCCGCAAAGCAGCCGAAAGTGAAAAGGACAAGGATGCACCCAGCTCCAGTTCAAACGGATGCGCTGTGCCCACCACCACGCGCAAGCACATTCTGCAAGTGTCCACCTACCAG ATGTGCGTGCTGCTGCTATTCAACAACCGCGACGTGCTCACCTATGATGACATCCACCAAGAGACGGACATACCGGAACGGGAGCTTGTCCGTGCTCTGCAATCGCTGTCCATGGGCAAACCCGCTCAGCGCTTGCTGGTGCGAAATTCCAAGACGAAAACCAAGGAAATTGAGCCCTCGGATGAGTTTTATGTGAACGATGCCTTTGTCTCCAAGTTCCACAG GGTGAAGATCCAGACGGTGGCCGCCAAGGGCGAATCGGAGCCGGAGCGCAAGGAGACGCGCGGCAAGGTCGACGAGGATCGCAAGCACGAGATCGAGGCGGCCATTGTGCGCATCATGAAGGCGCGCAAGCGCATGGCT cACAACTTGCTAGTGTCGGACGTGACGTCGCAGCTGAAGTCGCGCTTCTTGCCCTCGCCCGTGTTTATCAAGAAGCGCATTGAGGGCCTCATCGAGCGCGAGTATCTGCAACGATCGCCCGAGGATCGCAAGGTCTATAACTACTTGGCCTAA
- the LOC119546577 gene encoding uncharacterized protein LOC119546577 isoform X4 — MSSRGTGFVLNAQSMGLNISRPPSPSPPAASSRCEETQQSNDSQLDVLTGEGSSLEASTQVQCNSSTESISTDYYRCLLQKLPDANGDAGKMNFELNNIFLKRLDEIDSLDGQGGDAMYTSQLRLVTYQEWVDFLLHVNNVILGNMSDLEEEAYGKIMDCFQSAQGEQQQALEVNRKLQKDICKLIKLVQTAHHRGIWDLKGLSLETMTVKELMGVGEDEPLPESESEKMAECMKSLVSEMAAKHDELCHLKSQISALDEVIITARQKLLLKDQCIAQLHQQLQEITECFATMSEHTKCVGHSTNVNSTGDLKHDQVKVEESASDTLTADTITNNMLENLTIQDSQESEMLRMLNRELNEVFDLHHKQDYQAMECSRKRLSCFFEKLTSERDDTVKKLESIRSHLRILQTDIDQSWLNSASDPDTQMLEALRRRMHNLSQSNRELHGKYQRLDTESKIKISELQARIESESGFSQRNSDILKEIAEMICKLGSVEFSYNEIYEESSTENPFCAAIMEIIEQRSEQEQKQMACKSDTKTPTQINTREPSKATKIPTATAKQKSTTKPSTKPTTKTITTKTTTKSRTPK; from the exons ATGAGCTCGCGAGGAACTGGTTTCGTCCTGAACGCCCAGTCCATGGGCCTGAATATCTCGAGACCGCCATCACCATCACCGCCAGCCGCCAGTTCCAGGTGCGAGGAAACGCAGCAGAGCAATGACTCCCAGCTGGATGTCCTGACGGGGGAGGGATCCTCGCTGGAAGCCTCGACCCAGGTCCAGTGCAATTCCAGCACGGAGTCCATATCCACCGATTATTACCGCTGCCTGCTCCAAAAGCTGCCGGATGCCAACGGCGACGCCGGCAAGATGAACTTCGAGCTGAACAACATATTCCTCAAGCGGCTGGACGAGATTGACAGCCTGGATGGCCAGGGAGGTGATGCAATG TACACCTCGCAGCTGCGTCTGGTCACTTATCAGGAGTGGGTGGACTTCCTGCTCCACGTGAACAACGTGATCCTGGGCAACATGTCGGATCTGGAGGAGGAGGCCTACGGCAAGATCATGGACTGCTTTCAGTCGGCCCAAGGAGAGCAGCAACAGGCGCTCGAGGTGAATCGCAAGTTGCAGAAGGACATTTGCAAGCTCATTAAACTTGTGCAGACTGCCCACCATCGCGGCATTTGGGACCTGAAAGGCCTGTCCTTGGAGACCATGACCGTGAAGGAACTGATGGGCGTGGGAGAGGATGAGCCCCTGCCGGAAAGCGAGAGCGAGAAG ATGGCCGAGTGCATGAAGTCTCTGGTCAGCGAGATGGCCGCCAAGCACGACGAGCTCTGCCACCTGAAGTCACAGATCAGCGCCCTGGATGAAGTGATCATCACGGCCAGGCAGAAGCTGCTCCTCAAGGATCAGTGCATAGCCCAGCTCCATCAGCAG CTTCAAGAGATCACTGAGTGCTTTGCCACCATGTCAGAGCATACGAAATGCGTGGGTCACTCTACCAATGTAAACTCCACCGGGGATTTGAAACACGATCAGGTGAAGGTGGAGGAGTCCGCCAGCGATACGCTGACCGCCGATACGATCACAAACAACATGCTGGAGAATCTCACCATTCAGGACTCCCAGGAGAGCGAGATGCTGCGGATGCTGAACAGGGAACTCAACGAGGTCTTCGATTTGCACCACAAACAGGACTACCAGGCCATGGAGTGCAGCCGGAAACGACTCTCCTGCTTCTTCGAAAAGTTG ACTTCCGAGCGTGATGATACCGTGAAGAAACTAGAGAGCATTCGTAGTCATCTGAGGATCCTTCAAACGGACATAGATCAATCCTGGCTAAACtcagctagtgatcctgacaCCCAGATGCTGGAAGCCCTACGAAGACGGATGCACAACCTTAGCCAAAGTAACCGGGAATTGCACGGGAAGTACCAGCGCCTGGATACCGAGTCAAAAA TCAAAATTTCAGAGCTGCAGGCCAGGATTGAATCGGAAAGCGGCTTCAGTCAGAGGAATAGCGATATCCTGAAGGAGATCGCCGAAATGATTTGCAAACTG GGTTCTGTGGAGTTCTCCTACAACGAAATCTACGAGGAATCCTCGACGGAAAATCCCTTCTGTGCGGCCATCATGGAAATAATCGAGCAGAGATCCGAGCAGGAGCAGAAACAAATGGCATGT AAAAGCGATACGAAAACACCTACCCAAATAAACACAAGGGAGCCCAGCAAAGCCACCAAAATCCCCACAGCCACGGCAAAACAAAAGTCAACCACTAAACCTTCAACTAAGCCAACAACTAAAACTATAACAACGAAAACAACGACAAAATCGAGGACCCCCAAGTAA
- the LOC119546893 gene encoding cullin-3-A isoform X2, with the protein MNLRGNPPKKEGKMRIRAFPASMDEKYVETIWASLKNAIQEIQKKNNSGLSFEQLYRNAYNMVLHKHGNRLYYGLREVVSEHLEHKVRADVLEALHSNFLPKLNQAWTDHQTSMVMIRDILMYMDRVYVQQREVDNVYNLGLILFRDQVVRYSEIQKALREKLLGMVMEERHGEAINHLAIKNACSMLITLGINSRTVYEEDFEKPFLAQSAAFYKFESQNFLAENNAGVYIKKVEARITEESSRAALYLDKDTEPRIVRVVEEELIKKHMRPIVEMENSGVVYMIKNSKTEDLACTYKLFSRLKEEGLKVIADTMSAYLREQGRMLVKEEENGNTNPITFVQNLLDLKDRFDQFLVHSFANDRIFKNVISSDFEHFLNLNNKSPEYLSLFIDDKLKKGGKGMSEQEIESILDKTMVLFRFLLEKDVFERYYKTHLAKRLLLNKSVSDDFEKNMISKLKTECGCQFTSKLEGMFKDMSVSNTIMDEFKNYVNNNNLSLGGVELTVRILTTGFWPTQTATPNCNIPAAPREAFDIFKNFYLNKHSGRQLTLQPQMGTAYINAVFYGRKAAESEKDKDAPSSSSNGCAVPTTTRKHILQVSTYQMCVLLLFNNRDVLTYDDIHQETDIPERELVRALQSLSMGKPAQRLLVRNSKTKTKEIEPSDEFYVNDAFVSKFHRVKIQTVAAKGESEPERKETRGKVDEDRKHEIEAAIVRIMKARKRMAHNLLVSDVTSQLKSRFLPSPVFIKKRIEGLIEREYLQRSPEDRKVYNYLA; encoded by the exons ATGAATCTACGGGGAAATCCTCCCAAGAAGGAGGGCAAAATGCGTATACGCGCCTTTCCG GCCTCCATGGACGAAAAGTACGTGGAGACCATTTGGGCCAGTTTGAAGAATGCTATCCAGGAGATACAAAAAAAGAACAACTCTGGGCTGTCGTTTGAGCAGCTCTACCGGAACGCATACAACATGGTGCTCCACAAGCACGGCAACAGGCTGTACTACGGCCTGCGGGAGGTCGTCTCCGAGCACCTGGAGCACAAGGTGCGGGCGGACGTGTTGGAGGCGCTGCACAGCAACTTTCTGCCGAAGCTGAACCAGGCCTGGACGGACCACCAGACATCCATGGTGATGATACGCGACATACTCATGTACATGGACAGGGTCTATGTGCAGCAGCGTGAGGTGGACAACGTATACAATCTGGGATTGATTTTGTTCAGGGATCAG GTGGTCCGCTATTCGGAGATCCAAAAAGCACTGCGGGAAAAGCTGCTTGGCATGGTGATGGAAGAGCGACACGGCGAGGCCATCAACCATTTGGCCATTAAAAATGCTTGCAGCATGCTGATCACACTGGGTATCAACTCGCGCACTGTCTACGAGGAGGACTTCGAAAAGCCATTCCTTGCCCAATCTGCGGCGTTTTACAAATTCGAGTCGCAGAACTTTCTTGCCGAGAACAACGCTGGCGTTTACATCAAGAAAGTGGAGGCGCGCATCACGGAGGAATCCTCCCGGGCAGCGCTCTATCTGGACAAGGACACGGAGCCGCGCATTGTGCGCGTGGTCGAGGAGGAGCTGATCAAGAAGCACATGCGCCCCATTGTCGAAATGGAGAACTCCGGCGTGGTGTACATGATCAAGAACTCAAAGACCGAGGACCTGGCCTGCACATACAAGCTCTTCTCGCGCCTGAAGGAGGAGGGTCTCAAGGTGATAGCGGACACCATGTCAGCATATCTGCGCGAGCAGGGACGCATGTTGGTCAAGGAGGAGGAAAACGGCAACACGAATCCCATCACATTCGTGCAGAACTTGCTGGATCTCAAGGATCGCTTCGACCAGTTTCTGGTGCACTCGTTCGCGAACGATCGCATCTTCAAGAACGTCATCTCGTCCGATTTTGAGCACTTCTTGAATCTAAACAACAAATCGCCGGAGTATCTTTCGTTATTCATCGATGACAAGCTCAAGAAGGGCGGCAAGGGA ATGAGCGAGCAGGAAATCGAGTCCATCTTGGATAAGACAATGGTGCTCTTCCGTTTTCTATTGGAGAAAGATGTCTTTGAGCGCTATTACAAGACGCATTTAGCCAAGAGATTGCTGCTAAACAAATCAGTCTCTGATGATTTCGAGAAGAACATGATATCCAAACTAAAG ACTGAATGCGGCTGTCAATTCACCTCGAAGCTCGAGGGCATGTTTAAAGACATGTCAGTCTCCAATACGATCATGGATGAGTTTAAGAACTatgtaaataataacaatttatCCCTGGGCGGTGTGGAATTAACGGTACGCATACTAACCACTGGCTTCTGGCCCACACAG ACAGCAACTCCCAACTGCAATATACCCGCCGCACCTCGCGAAGCCTTCGACATTTTCAAGAACTTCTATCTAAATAAGCACTCAGGACGTCAGCTGACGTTACAGCCACAAATGG GAACCGCCTATATCAATGCTGTGTTTTATGGCCGCAAAGCAGCCGAAAGTGAAAAGGACAAGGATGCACCCAGCTCCAGTTCAAACGGATGCGCTGTGCCCACCACCACGCGCAAGCACATTCTGCAAGTGTCCACCTACCAG ATGTGCGTGCTGCTGCTATTCAACAACCGCGACGTGCTCACCTATGATGACATCCACCAAGAGACGGACATACCGGAACGGGAGCTTGTCCGTGCTCTGCAATCGCTGTCCATGGGCAAACCCGCTCAGCGCTTGCTGGTGCGAAATTCCAAGACGAAAACCAAGGAAATTGAGCCCTCGGATGAGTTTTATGTGAACGATGCCTTTGTCTCCAAGTTCCACAG GGTGAAGATCCAGACGGTGGCCGCCAAGGGCGAATCGGAGCCGGAGCGCAAGGAGACGCGCGGCAAGGTCGACGAGGATCGCAAGCACGAGATCGAGGCGGCCATTGTGCGCATCATGAAGGCGCGCAAGCGCATGGCT cACAACTTGCTAGTGTCGGACGTGACGTCGCAGCTGAAGTCGCGCTTCTTGCCCTCGCCCGTGTTTATCAAGAAGCGCATTGAGGGCCTCATCGAGCGCGAGTATCTGCAACGATCGCCCGAGGATCGCAAGGTCTATAACTACTTGGCCTAA